The Sagittula stellata E-37 sequence CCTTGCAATGCCCGCCCAGGCTGAGGTCGCAGGGAAGGTGCACGTGATCGACGGCGACACCCTTGTCGTTGGCGACACGCGCGTCCGGCTCCACGGCATCGACACTCCGGAGAACGCGCAGATGTGCGGTGCAAAGGGTGTCAGTCCCTGGCCTTGTGGCGCATGGGTGTCTGACAAAGTCCGGTCGGTCTACGAAGGGGCAAACGCACGCTGTTCCGAGGTGGACATGGATGGCTATGGCCGCGTGGTGGCGAAGTGTTTCGTGCACGGCGAAGATGTCGGGCGGCAATTGGTGGCGGAAGGTCTGGCGCTGGCCTACGCCAAGTACTCTCGGGACTATCTTGGCGATGAAGCGTCGGCTCGCGCGGCGGAACGGGGCTTGCACGGAATGGTTTTCGAACGTCCGG is a genomic window containing:
- a CDS encoding thermonuclease family protein — its product is MPAQAEVAGKVHVIDGDTLVVGDTRVRLHGIDTPENAQMCGAKGVSPWPCGAWVSDKVRSVYEGANARCSEVDMDGYGRVVAKCFVHGEDVGRQLVAEGLALAYAKYSRDYLGDEASARAAERGLHGMVFERPARYRALKREARAKTGALGQESPLGCRIKGNISRSGGTRIYHVPGQRDYDATVITETLGERWFCSESEARDAGWRRAKR